The sequence ACTGTTGAGCCATGTTAAAGTTCAGGCAGATGGATTTGGCATGGCCGATGTGCAAAAAGCCGTTGGGTTCCGGTGGAAAGCGTGTGACCACGCGACCGTTGTTTTTATTTTCGGCAAGATCTTCTTTGATAATGTTTTCAATAAAATGCCCTTTGGCGGTTTGTGTTTCCATTTATTTTTTCTTTCCAGATGGGTTGTTAAAATTTAGTTGTAAAAAAAAAATTAATTTAGATGAATCTAATAAATATCATATTCGTATTACTCGATCATCAAGTTTTTAGGGAATTTGTTCAAATTCAAGGCGGAAACAATTTTTAACCGGAGGAATATACAATATATTTTGAGGATTAAAAATTTTTTCCAACGCCGAAGTTGGACAAATTAACAAAAACTTGATCATCGAGTATTAAGGATTAAAGGATTTCGTATATTGACCGGTTTTCAAAAGAACCAGGGTGCAGGCTTCCTGGACCTTGATTCCGGCGGCTTTGAGTTTTTCATAAGCCTGGGGGTTTTCCGTGCCGGGGTTGAAGATCACCCGTTGGGGTTTGATGTCCAGAATTTGATCAATAACCTTGTCCTGCCGTGCCGGGCCCAGATACATGGTCACTGTGTCAATGGACTGGGGAACATCGGAAAGCGCGTGATAAACGGTTTTGCCTTCAATGGTTTCGTGTTTGGGTGCTACGGGTACGGGGGTGTGCCCGTATTCTTCAAGCATAGCCTGGGCCTGGTTGGAATATCTCTCCTTCAAGGGGCTTGCGCCCACCACGGCAACGGTCTCTTTTTTTTCTTCCATGGGGTTTGTATCTCCTTTGTGGTATAAAAACATTTATATTTAAACACTAAGTATCTGTCTATAAAAGAGGAAAGTACAGGAAAAAATATGGGACTATTCAATCTGGTGTCTCCCTTTGGTCCGGCCGGGGACCAGCCAAAGGCCATTGACTATCTGGTCCGGGGGGTAAAGGCGGATGAAAAATACCAGGTGCTTTTGGGGGTGACAGGGTCGGGCAAGACTTTTACCATGGCCAACATCATCAGCCAGGTGGAAAAGCCAAGCCTGATCATTGCACCCAACAAGACCCTGGCAGCCCAGCTTTACAACGAGTTCAAGATGCTGTTTCCGGATAATTGCGTGGAGTATTTTGTCTCCTATTATGATTATTACCAGCCCGAAGCGTATATTCCCGCCTCGGATACCTATATCCAGAAAGATTCTTCCATCAATGAACTGATCGACAAAATGCGGCACTCGGCCACCCGAAGCGTGCTGGCCCGAAAAGATGTGATCGTGGTGGCATCGGTCTCCTGTATTTACGGTCTGGGGGCGCCTGAGGAGTACCTGGATCTGCGGGTGACCCTGGGCAGGGATATGGAGATTTCACGGGAGGATGTGATCCGCAAATTTGTGGATATCCAGTACACCCGTAATGACGTGGATTTCCACCGGGGCACCTTCCGGGTCCGGGGGGACCGGCTGGAGATTTTTCCGGCTTATGAAGAGGATAAGGCGGTCCGCATTGATTTTTTCGGTGACACCATTGAAGAGATCAGTGAAATTGATGGCCTGAAAGGTACGGTG comes from uncultured Desulfobacter sp. and encodes:
- a CDS encoding CoA-binding protein, which produces MEEKKETVAVVGASPLKERYSNQAQAMLEEYGHTPVPVAPKHETIEGKTVYHALSDVPQSIDTVTMYLGPARQDKVIDQILDIKPQRVIFNPGTENPQAYEKLKAAGIKVQEACTLVLLKTGQYTKSFNP